A single Tenacibaculum sp. 190524A02b DNA region contains:
- a CDS encoding ATP-binding protein: protein MNNLGIIENQQTTSLKDICNYLEEMIIYRLTLELTDELIPKPSLTLKNNDSYIAAFINKHALTEQEVVLLLLAIIPEISPNFINEIITSFLPNGGEFPEFGGVKGKNHRGILPTGETALYILYGNAIEERLKGLQYLQKESYLFQNTILELETVPLGEPVISGRLLIQEEYKTKILTGKEVKPKLSASFPASLVETTLSWEDLVLKPTTLKEVKEIEAWLQCNDILLNEWGMKDKIKPGYRVLFWGPPGTGKTLTVGLLGKYTQKEVYRVDLSMVVSKYIGETEKNLSKLFDKAKNKDWILFFDEADAIFGKRTNVRDAHDKYANQEVSYLLQRIEAHPGLIILASNFKNNIDTAFTRRFNSIIEFETPSYEERLELWKKSLPKAIALEETVSIKELAKKYGITGANIMNIVQYACLKTIQGEYVTIQKQFLLEGVKREYAKEGKTINI from the coding sequence ATGAACAATTTAGGAATTATAGAAAATCAACAAACCACTTCTTTAAAAGACATTTGCAACTATTTAGAGGAGATGATAATTTATCGACTAACCCTAGAGTTAACTGATGAACTAATTCCTAAACCTTCATTAACACTAAAAAATAATGACTCCTACATAGCTGCCTTTATTAATAAACATGCTTTGACTGAACAAGAAGTTGTATTGTTATTATTAGCCATTATACCAGAAATATCACCAAATTTTATAAACGAAATAATAACTTCTTTTTTACCCAATGGAGGTGAGTTTCCTGAGTTTGGCGGTGTAAAAGGAAAAAACCACAGAGGCATTCTTCCCACAGGAGAAACCGCACTGTATATTTTATATGGTAATGCCATAGAAGAACGCTTAAAAGGATTACAATATTTACAAAAGGAATCATACCTATTTCAAAATACGATTCTAGAACTAGAAACGGTTCCTTTAGGAGAACCCGTAATTAGTGGGCGATTATTAATACAAGAAGAATACAAAACAAAAATACTTACAGGTAAAGAAGTAAAACCAAAATTAAGTGCTTCTTTTCCCGCAAGTTTAGTTGAAACCACACTGTCTTGGGAAGATTTGGTACTAAAACCTACTACCTTAAAAGAAGTAAAAGAAATAGAAGCTTGGTTGCAATGCAATGATATTTTGCTAAATGAATGGGGAATGAAAGACAAAATAAAACCAGGATATCGAGTATTATTTTGGGGACCTCCCGGAACAGGAAAAACATTAACCGTAGGCTTGTTAGGAAAATACACCCAAAAAGAGGTATATCGAGTAGATTTATCCATGGTTGTTTCTAAATACATAGGAGAAACCGAGAAAAACCTTTCTAAATTATTTGACAAAGCTAAAAATAAAGACTGGATTCTGTTTTTTGATGAAGCAGATGCCATTTTTGGGAAACGAACCAATGTAAGAGATGCACATGATAAGTATGCTAATCAAGAAGTATCCTATTTATTACAGCGAATAGAAGCACATCCAGGGTTAATAATTTTAGCTTCTAACTTTAAAAATAATATTGATACAGCATTCACCAGAAGATTTAATAGCATTATAGAATTTGAAACCCCTAGTTATGAAGAACGATTAGAACTTTGGAAAAAAAGCTTGCCAAAAGCGATAGCGCTAGAAGAAACCGTTTCTATAAAAGAACTGGCAAAAAAATACGGAATAACAGGAGCTAATATTATGAATATAGTACAATATGCCTGTTTAAAAACAATTCAAGGTGAATATGTAACCATTCAGAAACAATTTCTTTTAGAAGGTGTCAAAAGAGAATATGCTAAAGAAGGGAAAACAATTAATATATAA
- a CDS encoding IS3 family transposase, with product MKTNYPKVSLGRFCRLLGVTRQAYYQHFWYKEQLCFEEELIVKQVLKIRRNHRHMGGRKLYEKLQPFLLEHQIKMGRDRLFDILGANHLLVRRKKKQTITTNSFHRFKKYSNLVKNMAPTAPNQLWVSDITYWKLNNSFSYISFITDAYSKKIVGYHLGYSLQTSETIKALKMALSNLPNHCKLIHHSDRGTQYCSNEYVKLLKENSINISMTENGDPLENAIAERVNGIIKEEYLNDYKIDNIEEAKSLLDQVVKLYNEERPHMSIGNLTPNQVHQNNLKVEKLWKSYYKKNPIIVNQ from the coding sequence ATGAAAACTAATTATCCCAAAGTAAGTTTAGGCAGGTTCTGCCGATTACTTGGTGTGACTCGTCAAGCATATTACCAACATTTTTGGTATAAAGAACAGTTATGTTTTGAAGAAGAATTAATAGTAAAACAAGTTCTGAAGATACGTCGAAATCATCGTCATATGGGAGGTAGAAAGCTTTATGAAAAGCTTCAACCTTTTTTATTAGAACATCAAATTAAGATGGGAAGAGATCGATTGTTTGATATACTTGGTGCTAATCATCTGTTAGTTAGAAGGAAAAAGAAACAAACAATCACTACAAACTCATTCCATAGATTTAAAAAATATTCTAATCTAGTTAAAAATATGGCTCCAACAGCTCCTAATCAATTATGGGTTAGTGATATTACTTATTGGAAGCTTAATAATAGTTTTAGTTATATAAGCTTTATAACAGATGCTTACTCAAAAAAGATTGTTGGTTATCATTTAGGTTATAGTTTACAAACCTCAGAAACCATTAAAGCTTTAAAAATGGCATTATCTAACTTGCCAAATCATTGTAAATTAATACATCATTCAGATAGAGGAACACAATATTGTAGTAATGAATATGTAAAGTTATTAAAGGAAAACTCTATAAATATTAGTATGACAGAAAATGGAGATCCTCTTGAAAATGCAATAGCAGAAAGAGTTAATGGCATTATAAAAGAAGAATACTTAAATGATTATAAAATTGATAATATTGAAGAGGCTAAGAGTTTACTGGATCAAGTTGTAAAATTATATAATGAAGAAAGACCGCATATGAGCATTGGAAACCTTACTCCAAATCAAGTACATCAGAACAATTTAAAAGTTGAAAAATTATGGAAGAGTTATTATAAGAAAAATCCTATTATTGTAAACCAATAA